Proteins encoded together in one Erinaceus europaeus chromosome 11, mEriEur2.1, whole genome shotgun sequence window:
- the GPR88 gene encoding probable G-protein coupled receptor 88, translating to MTNSSSTSTSTTTGGSLLLLCEEEESWAGRRIPVSLLYSGLAIGGTLANGMVIYLVSSFRKLQTTSNAFIVNGCAADLSVCALWMPQEAVLGLLPAGSAEPPGDWDGAGGSYRLLRGGLLGLGLTVSLLSHCLVALNRYLLITRAPATYQALYQRRHTAGMLALSWALALGLVLLLPPWAPHPGAAPPRVHYPALLAAGALLAQTALLLHCYLGIVRRVRVSVKRVSVLNFHLLHQLPGCAAAAAAFPGAQHAPGPGGAAHPAQAQPLPPALHPRRAQRRLSGLSVLLLCCVFLLATQPLIWVSLASGFSLPVPWGVQAASWLLCCALSALNPLLYTWRNEEFRRSVRSVLPGVGDAAAAAVAATAVPAVSQAQLGTRAAGQHW from the coding sequence ATGACCAACTCCTCCTCCAcgtccacctccaccaccactgggGGGTCGCTGCTGCTGCTCTGCGAGGAAGAGGAGTCTTGGGCGGGCCGGCGCATCCCCGTGTCCCTCCTGTACTCTGGGCTGGCCATCGGGGGCACGCTGGCCAACGGCATGGTCATCTATCTCGTGTCGTCCTTCCGAAAACTGCAGACCACCAGCAACGCCTTCATAGTGAACGGCTGTGCCGCCGACCTCAGCGTCTGCGCCCTCTGGATGCCGCAGGAGGCGGTGCTGGGGCTCCTGCCCGCTGGCTCGGCCGAGCCCCCCGGGGACTGGGACGGCGCGGGGGGCAGCTACCGGCTGCTCCGGGGCGGGCTGCTGGGCCTGGGGCTCACCGTGTCCCTCCTGTCCCACTGCCTGGTGGCCCTGAACCGCTACCTGCTCATCACCCGCGCTCCCGCCACCTACCAGGCGCTGTACCAGCGGCGCCACACGGCGGGCATGCTGGCCCTGTCCTGGGCGCTCGCCCTGGGCCTCGTGCTGCTGCTCCCGCCCTGGGCCCCGCACCCCGGCGCTGCGCCCCCGCGCGTCCACTATCCGGCGCTGCTGGCCGCCGGCGCGCTGCTGGCGCAGACCGCGCTGCTGCTGCACTGCTACCTGGGCATCGTGCGCCGGGTGCGGGTCAGCGTCAAGCGGGTCAGCGTTCTCAACTTCCACCTGCTGCACCAGCTGCCGGgctgcgccgccgccgccgccgccttccCGGGCGCCCAGCACGCCCCGGGCCCGGGAGGTGCGGCGCACCCCGCGCAGGCACAGCCCCTGCCGCCCGCCCTGCACCCGCGGCGGGCGCAGCGGCGTCTCAGCGGCCTGTCGGTGCTGCTGCTGTGCTGCGTCTTCCTGCTGGCCACGCAGCCGCTCATCTGGGTGAGCCTGGCCAGCGGCTTCTCGCTGCCCGTGCCCTGGGGCGTGCAGGCGGCCAGCTGGCTCCTGTGCTGCGCCCTGTCggcgctcaacccgctgctctacacGTGGAGGAACGAGGAGTTCCGCCGCTCCGTGCGTTCCGTCCTGCCCGGCGTAGGGGACGCGGCGGCGGCAGCCGTGGCCGCCACCGCCGTGCCCGCCGTGTCCCAGGCGCAGCTGGGCACCCGCGCCGCGGGCCAGCACTGGTGA